A window of Elgaria multicarinata webbii isolate HBS135686 ecotype San Diego chromosome 2, rElgMul1.1.pri, whole genome shotgun sequence contains these coding sequences:
- the GPR132 gene encoding probable G-protein coupled receptor 132 has translation MCNSTAMPYEDSRPLLVAVYSIVFAVGLPANFLTATVTLVQIRRKNITAIYLFGLSLCELMYLSTIPLWILYVQNRRQWTMGHLSCQVTGYIFFCNVYISILLLCCISIDRYVAVVYALESRGKWCRCQTTAAAVTVFLFGMVAVIYCPVFFVKDVQDQVGKTCFEAQLNHNLAYYNIIRFFVGFSIPFVLLLFMNYKVFQSIKTSCSLNPAQKRKVKSLAIAVISIFLVCFAPYHCVLLVRAIFFFWHSDDERCKFERSIYTTSVVFLCFSTANAVADPFIYVLVSENARREISRTFRACGIQFPVGSKTESSKGNDPPKSPKEIHTPGSEGDR, from the coding sequence ATGTGCAATTCCACGGCCATGCCGTATGAAGACAGCCGGCCCCTTCTGGTGGCCGTGTACAGCATTGTGTTTGCCGTGGGCCTTCCAGCCAACTTCTTAACCGCCACCGTGACGCTCGTCCAGATCAGAAGGAAAAACATCACTGCCATCTACCTGTTTGGCCTGTCGCTGTGCGAACTGATGTACCTGAGCACCATCCCCCTCTGGATCCTCTATGTGCAAAACCGCCGCCAATGGACGATGGGGCACCTCTCCTGCCAGGTGACCGGCTACATCTTTTTCTGCAACGTCTACATCAGCATCCTTCTCTTGTGTTGCATTTCCATCGACCGCTACGTGGCCGTGGTGTACGCCCTGGAAAGCCGGGGGAAGTGGTGCCGGTGCCAGACGACTGCCGCTGCGGTGACGGTTTTTCTCTTCGGCATGGTCGCGGTGATCTATTGCCCTGTGTTTTTCGTGAAAGACGTTCAGGACCAAGTCGGCAAGACTTGCTTCGAAGCGCAGCTCAACCACAACTTGGCCTATTACAACATCATCCGGTTCTTTGTAGGCTTTAGCATCCCTTTCGTGCTCCTTCTTTTCATGAACTACAAGGTCTTCCAAAGTATTAAGACCAGCTGCAGCCTCAACCCAGcccagaaaagaaaagtgaagagCTTGGCAATCGCCGTCATTTCCATCTTCCTGGTCTGTTTCGCCCCCTACCATTGCGTGCTGCTCGTTCGAGCCATCTTTTTTTTCTGGCACTCGGACGACGAGAGGTGCAAATTCGAAAGGAGCATATACACCACATCTGTGGTGTTCCTGTGCTTCTCCACTGCCAACGCCGTGGCAGACCCGTTCATCTACGTGCTGGTGAGTGAAAATGCCAGGCGTGAAATCAGCCGGACTTTCAGGGCCTGCGGGATTCAGTTTCCCGTTGGTTCTAAGACAGAGAGCAGCAAGGGCAATGATCCCCCAAAGTCACCAAAGGAGATACACACGCCAGGAAGTGAGGGAGACAGGTAA